The following DNA comes from Cryobacterium psychrophilum.
CAGCGACACCTGTACACGAATGAACTCCCCGATGTTGACCTGTTCCTGCGCAGCTCGGGGGAGCAACGCACGAGCAACTTCCTGCTGTGGCAGAGTGCCTACGCGGAGATGGTCTTCCTCGATACGCTCTGGCCCGACTTCACCAGGGTCGATCTCTGGCACGCCGTGGAGCTCTACGCTTCGCGCAATCGCCGCTATGGCGGGGCGGTCGACGTGCCCACCAGCAAAACCACAGGTCATTAGAATCACGTTCCAATGAATGGAATGAGCTTCTCATCGGGGCCGCGGGAATATTGCGGGTCGTCCTGGTGGTTGCGCCAGAGTGACCGATACAACGAATGTGAACGAAGCGACAGCCACCGCCGACACCATCAAGGTAGACATCTGGTCGGATGTCCAATGTCCCTGGTGCTACATCGGCAAACGTAAATTCGAGGCGGGGGCGGCCATGTATGGCGGTGCCGTCGAGGTGGAGTACCACAGCTACGAGCTCTCGCCCGATACCCCGGTCGAGTATGCGGGTACTCCGACGCAGTACCTCAGCGAGAAGAAGGGCCTGCCCATCGCCGAGGTCGAGAGCATGCTCCAGCGCGTGACCGGCATCGCGGAGAGCGTTGGCCTGCACTATGACTACGACTCCATTCACCAGACCAACACGGTCATCTCGCACGAACTTCTGCACTACGCCAAGGCCAAAGGTCGCCAGCTCGACATGAAGGAACGTCTACTGAAGGCGTACTTCGTTGAAGGGCGGCACGTGGGGCGCATCGAGGACCTCGCCGACCTCGCGGCCGAAATCGGTCTGGACCGCTCCGATGTGGTCCGGGTCCTCACCGAGCACGCGTATCTCGCCGACGTGAAGGCGGACGTCGCCCAGGCCGCCGAATACGGCATTCAGGGTGTTCCGTTCTTCGTTATCGACGGAAAATATGGAGTGTCGGGAGCGCAGGATCCTGATACGTTTGCCCAAGTCTTGAACCAGGTACGAACCGAAAAGTCTGAGGAGACCATCGCATGAACGACGCAACCACCACGAACACGCCCGACGCCACGCCGAGCCCCACGATCCAGCTCCTCGAGCAGCCCGGTGAAACCGCCGGCGCCGGCGCCTGTGGCTGCGGTTCCTGCGGCTGCGGGGCCTGACACACCGCTTTCCAGCGCAACAGGTGTGGCGCCCACTCGTGGGTGCCACACCTGTTGTTTTTAACAGCGGATTGTTCTGGAAGAATTGACCTACACATGACTCTCACACCCGCGTCCCCCGCACCGCTCAAGATCGGGCCCCTCACGCTCGACGTGCCGGTCGTCCTCGCTCCCATGGCCGGCATCACGAACACCGCATTTCGACGTCTCTGTCAGGAATTCGGCGCCGGTCTCTATGTCAGCGAAATGATCACGTCGCGTGCCCTGATCGAGCGCACACGCGAGTCGATGCGTCTGATCACTCACCATCCGAGCGAAACGACGCGTTCCATTCAGCTCTATGGGGTCGACCCCAAGACCGTGTCGGAAGCGGTCACCATGCTCGTGGCCGAGGACCGTGCCGATCACATCGACCTGAATTTCGGCTGCCCGGTACCCAAGGTCACGCGCAAGGGCGGGGGAGCGGCGCTGCCCTGGAAAATCGGCCTCTTTCGCCAGATCGTCGAAGCGGCCGTCGACGCCGCCGGGGACGTTCCCGTCACCGTGAAGATGCGCAAGGGCATCGACTCCGATCACCTGACCTACCTCGAAGCCGGCAAGGCCGCAGCGGGCGCCGGTGTCGCATCGATCGCCCTGCACGCGCGCACGGCGGCGGAGTTCTATTCCGGTCACGCTGACTGGTCGGCCATCGAAAAGCTCAAGAACGCCATCACGGACACGCCGATCCTCGGCAACGGAGACATCTGGTCGGCCGACGATGCCCTGCGCATGGTCGCCGAGACCGGATGCGACGGCGTCGTTGTCGGCCGCGGGTGCCTCGGGCGACCGTGGCTCTTCGGCGACCTCGCCGCGGCATTCCGCGGCGAGACGGTCAAGGCTGAACCCAGCCTCGGCCGGGTGAGCGCGACCTTCCGTCGGCACGCGGAACTGCTGACGGAGTTCTTCGAGAGCGAAGAACGCGCCTGCCGCGACATTCGCAAGCACGTGGCGTGGTACTTCAAGGGCTATCCGGTCGGCGGTGACCTGCGTGCCAGGCTGGCCGCCGTGGAGTCCCTGGCCATGCTTGACGACCTGCTCGGAACGCTCGACTGGGACCAGCCGTACCCCGGTGACGGTGCGGAGGGGCCCCGCGGGCGTGCCGGAACGCCCAAAAAGCCGTCGCTGCCGGAGCGGTGGTTGGACTCCCAGGAGCTGGCCGG
Coding sequences within:
- a CDS encoding DsbA family oxidoreductase, which produces MTDTTNVNEATATADTIKVDIWSDVQCPWCYIGKRKFEAGAAMYGGAVEVEYHSYELSPDTPVEYAGTPTQYLSEKKGLPIAEVESMLQRVTGIAESVGLHYDYDSIHQTNTVISHELLHYAKAKGRQLDMKERLLKAYFVEGRHVGRIEDLADLAAEIGLDRSDVVRVLTEHAYLADVKADVAQAAEYGIQGVPFFVIDGKYGVSGAQDPDTFAQVLNQVRTEKSEETIA
- the dusB gene encoding tRNA dihydrouridine synthase DusB; its protein translation is MTLTPASPAPLKIGPLTLDVPVVLAPMAGITNTAFRRLCQEFGAGLYVSEMITSRALIERTRESMRLITHHPSETTRSIQLYGVDPKTVSEAVTMLVAEDRADHIDLNFGCPVPKVTRKGGGAALPWKIGLFRQIVEAAVDAAGDVPVTVKMRKGIDSDHLTYLEAGKAAAGAGVASIALHARTAAEFYSGHADWSAIEKLKNAITDTPILGNGDIWSADDALRMVAETGCDGVVVGRGCLGRPWLFGDLAAAFRGETVKAEPSLGRVSATFRRHAELLTEFFESEERACRDIRKHVAWYFKGYPVGGDLRARLAAVESLAMLDDLLGTLDWDQPYPGDGAEGPRGRAGTPKKPSLPERWLDSQELAGVERRHLTEGEGDTSGG